The following is a genomic window from candidate division WOR-3 bacterium.
ATTGCAAAGCACCTGCCCTACCAGAGCGCCGCATGATATCGCAAATAGATTTTATGTAAGCATTAAGGGATTGAGGGGATGTAATTCTGCGGTTATTATTTTTTGCCATAGATATTTTCCTCCAGTTCATAATATGGATTCTGTAGGGGCGAATAATCATTCGCCCTCCGAGGATTTTCCCTATCATATTGCCATTGCAGAGGATTGTTTACAATATATTCGCGAATTTTGTTGAGTTCATTCTCATTACGAATAATATGTTCGTAATAATTCCGTTGCCAAACAATATAAACATTAGAATTAAAACGGAACCATTTGGTTACTGCAATTTTAAAACCCCGGATGATAGAGCCGATGGTCTTAGAGGGCGATTTAAATTTTGCGGGCGAATAATCATTAGCCCGCACATGATTGTGAATCATAATAATCCCATGGACATGGTTAGGCATAATGATAAATTCATCCAGCCCGGCATTCGGGAAATGTTTCGGTATTTCTAACCAGTATTGTTGAGCAATTTTACCACCATCATTCAATATCATTTTACCATCTATAATCTTTCCAAAAAGATGTTTGCGATTGTATGTGCAAATTGTAATAAAATATCCACCTGAACTGGAATAATCATAATTTTTTAATCTTATAGATTTTCGGTTTCGGGCGTATATTGATACGCCCCTACAATTTTTTCTCATAACTCACCTCTGAATGCCTTTCTCAAATATGCCTGTGGCAAAGCATTAATTGTTTCAAGTTGTCTTTCAACCGCCTGGCGCAATTTCTCAACCTCGGACATTTTTTCTTTGAGATAATTGGCAATACGTTGCTGGGTGGGAAGAGGGGGGAGGGGAATCCTTACACCGTAGATAAATTTTTGATTAATTCCTCCCTGAGCTGACCCATGAAATTCTTGCTGAATTTGGAATTGTCCTTGAGGTGAATATAGAAACCAGAACAGAAATTGTTGAGTTAATAAATTTTCTTTCCCCCTTAACCTAAACACATGTTCATTTATCGAAGCTTCTTTATAAGGAAAATCATCATCCACTATAGAAGTTTTTCCTGTTGTAGCACCATCTTTCACAATAAGAACATCTCCTTTTTGAATTTTACCTCTTTTCATTGTTTGATAAAACGCATTAGGTATAAACCGGACATTGGCAAAGTTAAAACCCCCATAGGAATTCAGGTGTTCTGCCCCAATGGATATAATCCCTTCCTTTACTTCCTGAACACCGCCTTTAGGCCTACTGCCACTTTCGATGATTGACAACACCTCCCCTAATCTCCTTTTCTCCCACTTCTTTGCTTCCTCACTTTCAAAGACTTCTCTAAGGTAAGCGGAGGGGAGGGCTTTTACTGCTTCAAGTTGTCTCTTACAAGCGGTTCTTGCCTTTTCAATCTCGGACATAATCTCTCTAAGTTTTTCAGCAATCCTCCGCTGTTCGGGAAGGAGAGGAAGGGGAATAAGATAATCTTTTAAAAAACTTTCGGGAATTCTTTGCTGGCCAACTGCTCCAGTAAAATATGCTGTTGCTTCTTGCAAAAAATGAGCTTGACGAATAAAAAACCAAATCCATTCGGATAAAATAATATCTTTTTTAGGACGGAGCACATGAAATTCAGTTGTTCCAAAGCCAATGCCATCGATTAAATTCTTTGCTATCACATGCTTTCCGTTTTGCATACAAGGAGTAATTTTTGCAAATAGAACATCGTTTTCTTCAAAATAAGTATAGCCCTTAGCAACTTTAAAATATGGAACAATTTCTGCTTTAAAGATAGTTCCAGTTCTTTCATCTACAGCTGCCATAGGAACAAATGTAGTAGGCGTCTCTGGATGTCGATAAAAATCCCGTGGTCTTGGTGGATTAATCTCACACACCTCCCCCAATCTCACCCATTTCCAGCCTTCGGGTAGTTTGTATGGTCCGTTCATATCCCTCATCCTGCCAGAAGCCTCCTTTTTGTTTCCAAGATAATTTCCTGGGGTTCACCGATGATTTTTAAAGCTTCCAAACCTCCTGCTTTTATTATATCTGGTGTTTTAAATATAAGGGGATTTTCCAGCTCCTCAATCCCTCCTTTTTCAAACTGACCTGCAAGGGCAAGAAGAGCAGTCCTTGTGGATTGAGGCAAACTTTCCAGCCATTCTTTATTTTTATATTGAAATGCTATGACCCTTTCCGCCCTTTTCCTTGGAGCAATTCCAAAGCCAATTTCTGCAAGGATATCATAGAAATCAT
Proteins encoded in this region:
- a CDS encoding transposase, which translates into the protein MRKNCRGVSIYARNRKSIRLKNYDYSSSGGYFITICTYNRKHLFGKIIDGKMILNDGGKIAQQYWLEIPKHFPNAGLDEFIIMPNHVHGIIMIHNHVRANDYSPAKFKSPSKTIGSIIRGFKIAVTKWFRFNSNVYIVWQRNYYEHIIRNENELNKIREYIVNNPLQWQYDRENPRRANDYSPLQNPYYELEENIYGKK
- a CDS encoding restriction endonuclease subunit S, with amino-acid sequence MRDMNGPYKLPEGWKWVRLGEVCEINPPRPRDFYRHPETPTTFVPMAAVDERTGTIFKAEIVPYFKVAKGYTYFEENDVLFAKITPCMQNGKHVIAKNLIDGIGFGTTEFHVLRPKKDIILSEWIWFFIRQAHFLQEATAYFTGAVGQQRIPESFLKDYLIPLPLLPEQRRIAEKLREIMSEIEKARTACKRQLEAVKALPSAYLREVFESEEAKKWEKRRLGEVLSIIESGSRPKGGVQEVKEGIISIGAEHLNSYGGFNFANVRFIPNAFYQTMKRGKIQKGDVLIVKDGATTGKTSIVDDDFPYKEASINEHVFRLRGKENLLTQQFLFWFLYSPQGQFQIQQEFHGSAQGGINQKFIYGVRIPLPPLPTQQRIANYLKEKMSEVEKLRQAVERQLETINALPQAYLRKAFRGEL